From Mya arenaria isolate MELC-2E11 chromosome 12, ASM2691426v1, the proteins below share one genomic window:
- the LOC128211110 gene encoding guanylate-binding protein 3-like isoform X1: protein MAENEDQTDSAAHGDVKSKKHFFESMSSGKSNKLPTRSSQKKTKASPKTETGQSHLAGNQRDWLPHDLEVFKKPMCLISTEGENILKIEEQTLEQLEKIDLPCCVVAVAGLYRTGKSYLMNRLAKAHSGFELGDTIESKTKGIWVWCKMHPEKKQTVLILLDTEGLGDVDKGDPKHDNRIFTLAALLSSTLVYNMKGAFDQDAVNKLTFVSEIANNIQIGGRKHVDDIEMKLFLPTFVLVLRDFALRLEKQGKKLTQDEYLEDCLKSNPTKGDSFNKPREAIRTYFPQRKCCTLPAPGDSEVVEKLEKLTFDKLSKPFQQRTVEFVSYVYNEDHKKLGIGKPVNGSMFADLTRKYIETIRNGGVPDVDDTFRMVAKKENEKVSRQALEKFNKLMESIPMPEPQEEFEKRLLEAQLKSLEYLRNNAVHDENNGTEEIAKEKMDLVFIKLRSKNKQSVEEKCAVTLTELKSMKQFQKQLEAQKYEVPGGYINYKTDVERIKQDYMAALKEFNTGEVLMTFTSFYQQMTDTEMKIMQMDNKLSEDERKKQTEESERKMQSMVEKIKEENKLSLENLKKEKDEQLEKIQKERFEKFEKETAELKSKIESFQISEEERKRLAQLERDQTEKKNMSFWGRVKCVFTGY, encoded by the exons ATGGCTGAAAACGAAGATCAAACTGATTCTGCAGCGCACGGGGATGTGAAAtcaaaaaaacacttttttgaaagTATGTCCTCCGGCAAG TCAAACAAACTGCCAACACGGAGTTCGCAGAAAAAGACCAAAGCATCACCAAAAACAG AAACAGGCCAGAGTCATCTTGCCGGAAATCAAAG AGATTGGTTGCCGCACGATCTTGAAGTTTTTAAAAAGCCGATGTGTTTAATAAGCACTGAGGGTGAAAACATTCTCAAAATAGAAGAGCAAACTTTGGAACAGTTGGAAAAGATCGATCTTCCGTGCTGCGTGGTGGCCGTTGCAGGGTTGTACAGGACCGGGAAATCGTACTTGATGAATCGACTGGCTAAAGCTCATTCCG GTTTTGAACTGGGAGATACAATTGAATCAAAAACGAAGGGAATTTGGGTATGGTGCAAAATGCATCCGGAGAAAAAGCAAACTGTCCTTATTCTACTCGATACAGAGGGACTTGGAGATGTAGATAAG GGTGATCCCAAACATGACAACAGAATCTTTACCCTGGCAGCGCTCCTGTCCAGTACCTTGGTGTACAACATGAAAGGGGCATTTGATCAGGACGCTGTCAATAAGCTGAC ATTTGTTTCCGAAATAGCGAACAACATTCAAATTGGAGGCAGAAAACATGTTGACGATATCGAAATGAAGCTTTTTCTTCCAACATTTGTACTGGTATTGAGAGATTTTGCTTTAAGACTCGAGAAACAAGGCAAAAAACTCACCCAAGATGAATATCTTGAAGATTGTTTAAAGAGCAATCCTACGAAAGGCGATTCATTTAACAAACCCCGAGAAGCAATTCGGACATATTTTCCTCAAAGAAAATGCTGTACACTTCCTGCTCCTGGAGACTCGGAAGTCGTTGAAAAACTTGAAAAACTTACATTTGACAAACTTTCGAAGCCGTTTCAACAAAGGACTGTtgaatttgtttcatatgtgtACAACGAAGACCATAAAAAGCTTGGAATAGGCAAACCAGTCAATGGGTCTA TGTTTGCCGATCTGACCCGAAAGTACATTGAGACGATAAGAAATGGAGGAGTTCCTGATGTTGACGACACATTTCGAATGGTTGCAAAGAaggaaaatgaaaaagtaagtAGACAGGCATTGGAAAAGTTTAACAAACTGATGGAGTCCATTCCAATGCCAGAACCTCAAGAAGAATTTGAAAAACGTTTGCTGGAGGCACAACTCAAATCACTGGAATATTTACGCAACAACGCTGTTCATGATGAGAATAATGGAACGGAGGAAATCGCAAAG GAAAAAATGGACTTAGTTTTCATCAAGCTAAGATCAAAGAATAAACAATCAGTGGAAGAAAAATGCGCAGTCACACTTACTGAGTTGAAGTCCATGAAGCAATTCCAAAAACAACTTGAAGCACAGAAGTATGAGGTTCCGGGGGGCTATATCAACTATAAGACAGATGTTGAACGCATTAAGCAAGACTACATGGCAGCCTTAAAGGAGTTTAACACCGGAGAG gTACTGATGACTTTTACAAGCTTTTATCAGCAAATGACAGACACGGAAATGAAAATCATGCAAATGGACAACAAACTGTCAGAAGATGAAAGAAAAA aaCAAACTGAAGAAAGCGAGAGAAAGATGCAGTCTATGGTTGAAAAAATTAAAGAAGAGAACAAGCTATCCCTCGAAAAccttaaaaaagaaaaggacGAACAACTCGAGAAAATACAAAAGGAACGTTTTGAGAAGTTTGAGAAAGAGACAGCGGAACTGAAGAGCAAAATAGAAAGTTTCCAAATATCTGAAGAGGAGCGAAAACGGTTAGCACAACTTGAAAGAGACCAAACTGAGAAAAAGAACATGTCCTTTTGGGGGAGAGTCAAATGCGTTTTTACAGGATATTAA
- the LOC128211110 gene encoding guanylate-binding protein 3-like isoform X2 — protein MCLISTEGENILKIEEQTLEQLEKIDLPCCVVAVAGLYRTGKSYLMNRLAKAHSGFELGDTIESKTKGIWVWCKMHPEKKQTVLILLDTEGLGDVDKGDPKHDNRIFTLAALLSSTLVYNMKGAFDQDAVNKLTFVSEIANNIQIGGRKHVDDIEMKLFLPTFVLVLRDFALRLEKQGKKLTQDEYLEDCLKSNPTKGDSFNKPREAIRTYFPQRKCCTLPAPGDSEVVEKLEKLTFDKLSKPFQQRTVEFVSYVYNEDHKKLGIGKPVNGSMFADLTRKYIETIRNGGVPDVDDTFRMVAKKENEKVSRQALEKFNKLMESIPMPEPQEEFEKRLLEAQLKSLEYLRNNAVHDENNGTEEIAKEKMDLVFIKLRSKNKQSVEEKCAVTLTELKSMKQFQKQLEAQKYEVPGGYINYKTDVERIKQDYMAALKEFNTGEVLMTFTSFYQQMTDTEMKIMQMDNKLSEDERKKQTEESERKMQSMVEKIKEENKLSLENLKKEKDEQLEKIQKERFEKFEKETAELKSKIESFQISEEERKRLAQLERDQTEKKNMSFWGRVKCVFTGY, from the exons ATGTGTTTAATAAGCACTGAGGGTGAAAACATTCTCAAAATAGAAGAGCAAACTTTGGAACAGTTGGAAAAGATCGATCTTCCGTGCTGCGTGGTGGCCGTTGCAGGGTTGTACAGGACCGGGAAATCGTACTTGATGAATCGACTGGCTAAAGCTCATTCCG GTTTTGAACTGGGAGATACAATTGAATCAAAAACGAAGGGAATTTGGGTATGGTGCAAAATGCATCCGGAGAAAAAGCAAACTGTCCTTATTCTACTCGATACAGAGGGACTTGGAGATGTAGATAAG GGTGATCCCAAACATGACAACAGAATCTTTACCCTGGCAGCGCTCCTGTCCAGTACCTTGGTGTACAACATGAAAGGGGCATTTGATCAGGACGCTGTCAATAAGCTGAC ATTTGTTTCCGAAATAGCGAACAACATTCAAATTGGAGGCAGAAAACATGTTGACGATATCGAAATGAAGCTTTTTCTTCCAACATTTGTACTGGTATTGAGAGATTTTGCTTTAAGACTCGAGAAACAAGGCAAAAAACTCACCCAAGATGAATATCTTGAAGATTGTTTAAAGAGCAATCCTACGAAAGGCGATTCATTTAACAAACCCCGAGAAGCAATTCGGACATATTTTCCTCAAAGAAAATGCTGTACACTTCCTGCTCCTGGAGACTCGGAAGTCGTTGAAAAACTTGAAAAACTTACATTTGACAAACTTTCGAAGCCGTTTCAACAAAGGACTGTtgaatttgtttcatatgtgtACAACGAAGACCATAAAAAGCTTGGAATAGGCAAACCAGTCAATGGGTCTA TGTTTGCCGATCTGACCCGAAAGTACATTGAGACGATAAGAAATGGAGGAGTTCCTGATGTTGACGACACATTTCGAATGGTTGCAAAGAaggaaaatgaaaaagtaagtAGACAGGCATTGGAAAAGTTTAACAAACTGATGGAGTCCATTCCAATGCCAGAACCTCAAGAAGAATTTGAAAAACGTTTGCTGGAGGCACAACTCAAATCACTGGAATATTTACGCAACAACGCTGTTCATGATGAGAATAATGGAACGGAGGAAATCGCAAAG GAAAAAATGGACTTAGTTTTCATCAAGCTAAGATCAAAGAATAAACAATCAGTGGAAGAAAAATGCGCAGTCACACTTACTGAGTTGAAGTCCATGAAGCAATTCCAAAAACAACTTGAAGCACAGAAGTATGAGGTTCCGGGGGGCTATATCAACTATAAGACAGATGTTGAACGCATTAAGCAAGACTACATGGCAGCCTTAAAGGAGTTTAACACCGGAGAG gTACTGATGACTTTTACAAGCTTTTATCAGCAAATGACAGACACGGAAATGAAAATCATGCAAATGGACAACAAACTGTCAGAAGATGAAAGAAAAA aaCAAACTGAAGAAAGCGAGAGAAAGATGCAGTCTATGGTTGAAAAAATTAAAGAAGAGAACAAGCTATCCCTCGAAAAccttaaaaaagaaaaggacGAACAACTCGAGAAAATACAAAAGGAACGTTTTGAGAAGTTTGAGAAAGAGACAGCGGAACTGAAGAGCAAAATAGAAAGTTTCCAAATATCTGAAGAGGAGCGAAAACGGTTAGCACAACTTGAAAGAGACCAAACTGAGAAAAAGAACATGTCCTTTTGGGGGAGAGTCAAATGCGTTTTTACAGGATATTAA